A part of Anolis sagrei isolate rAnoSag1 chromosome 3, rAnoSag1.mat, whole genome shotgun sequence genomic DNA contains:
- the LOC132772363 gene encoding zinc finger protein 160-like yields MEERAFECLECGTSFTWRDDLQQHERTSTGENPYKCLECGKSFPLSSGLHLNQKTHTGKEPYTFLELGKSFTHSSSLRLHQGTHTEEKPYKCLECGMSFTENGLLCSHQRIHTGEKPYKCLECGQCFTQNGNLRTHQRTHTGEKPYKCLQCGQSFTQSDNLRTHQRTHTGEKPYKCLQCGQSFTQSGSLRTHQRTHTGEKPYKCLECGKSFSKSENLRRHQMTHTRAKPFKCLECEMSFAWSENLHSHQKTHIGEKPFKCLECGKSFTQSGILRRHQRTHTGEKPFKCLECGKSFTENGSLRIHQRTHTGEKPYKCLECRQSFSSSGHLRSHQRTHTGEKPFKCLVCGQSFTQNSHLRSHQRTHTGEKPFKCLGCGQSFTQNSHLRLHQRTGEKPFKCLECGQSFTQNSHLRLHQRTHTGEKPFKCLECGKSFASSSHLHRHQRTHTGEKRYKCLQCGQRFTDNGGLRRHERTHTGEKPYKCLECGKSFARSSVLRSHQRTHTGEKPYKCLECGQSFTESSSLRTHQRTHTGEKPFKCLECGQSFTHSGSLRTHHRTHTGEEPYKCLECGKSFSKSGNLRRHQMTHTREKPFKCLECEMSFAWSENLHSHQKTHTGETL; encoded by the coding sequence ATGGAGGAGAGAGCATTTGAGTGTCTGGAGTGTGGAACGAGTTTCACTTGGAGGGATGATCTGCAGCAGCATGAAAGAACTTCTACTGGAGAGAATCCCtacaaatgcctggaatgtggaaagagcttccctCTAAGTTCAGGTCTACATTTGAATCAAAAAACTCACACTGGGAAGGAACCATACACATTCTTGGAGCTTGGgaagagcttcactcacagtTCAAGTCTACGATTGCATCAAGGGactcacactgaggagaaaccctataaatgcttggagtgtggaatgaGCTTCACTGAGAATGGACTTCTATGTTCACATcagaggattcacactggggagaaaccctataaatgcctggagtgtgggcaatgcttcactcagaatggaaatctacgtacacatcaaaggactcacactggagagaaaccctataaatgcctacagtgtggacagagcttcactcagagtgacAATCTACGtacgcatcaaaggactcacactggagagaaaccctataaatgcctacagtgtggacagagcttcactcagagtggaagtctacgtacacatcaaaggactcacactggggagaaaccctataaatgcctggagtgtggaaagagtttctctAAGAGTGAaaatctacgtagacatcaaatgACTCACACTAGGGCGAAACCCTTTAAGTGCCTGGAGTGTGAAATGAGTTTTGCTTGGAGTGaaaatctacattcacatcaaaagactcacattggggagaaaccctttaagtgcctggagtgtggaaagagcttcactcagagtggaattctacgtagacatcaaaggacgcacactggggagaaaccctttaagtgcttggaatgtggaaagagcttcactgagaatggaagtctacgtatacatcaaaggactcacactggggagaaaccttataaatgcctagagtgtaGACAGTCCTTCAGTAGCAGTggacatctacgttcacatcaaaggactcacactggggagaaaccctttaaatgcctggtgtgtggacagagcttcactcagaattcacatctacgttcacatcaaaggactcacactggggagaaaccctttaaatgcctggggtgtggacagagcttcactcagaattcacatctacgtttacatcaaaggactggggagaaaccctttaaatgcctggagtgtggacagagcttcactcagaattcacatctacgtttacatcaaaggactcacactggggagaaaccctttaaatgcctggagtgtggaaagagtttcgctTCGAGTTcacatctacatagacatcaaagaactcacactggggagaaacgcTATAAATGCCTACAATGTGGACAGAGGTTCACTGACAATGGAGGCCTACGtagacatgaaaggactcacactggggagaaaccctataaatgcctggagtgtggaaagagttttgctCGGAGTTCAgttctacgttcacatcaaaggactcacactggggagaaaccctataaatgcttggagtgtggacagagcttcactgaaagTTCaagtctacgtacacatcaaaggactcacactggggagaaaccctttaaatgcctggagtgtggacagagcttcactcatagtggaagtctacgtacacatcacaggactcacactggggaggaaccctataaatgcctggagtgtggaaagagtttctctaagagtggaaatctacgtagacatcaaatgACTCACACTagggagaaaccctttaagtgCCTGGAGTGTGAAATGAGTTTCGCTTGGAGTGaaaatctacattcacatcaaaagactcacactggggaaaccctttaa